The following coding sequences lie in one Glycine max cultivar Williams 82 chromosome 19, Glycine_max_v4.0, whole genome shotgun sequence genomic window:
- the LOC100815920 gene encoding uncharacterized protein, translating to MVVKMMRWRPWPPLLSKKFQVRLHVRRLQGCDLLQNAALQGSRLVLEIRWKGPKLILGSLRWNSVARNFTKEADFELDGGGAAVVHWDEEFQTMCNLNGYRDNVFHPWEIAFTLFNGLNQRPKNKVPAIGTALLNIAEFASSTDQKDFDLNIPLTLTGGSGEPSPLLCISISLMELSVAQESLEPVQRSIVPVPSPSAKSGETALAEKDELSAIKAGLRKVMILTEFVSPKKAKKGCREEEGSEGRCSRSEDGEYNYPLDSESLDDSEEGETDGGKEDSSVRKSFSYGTLASANAGGFFHSNARVNCNDEDWVYYSHRKSDVGCSQREDSTASSSQPYLVQSSKRSILPWRKRKLSFRSPKAYKGEPLLKKVYAEEGGDDIDFDRRQLSSDESLSLTWYKIEDDTSAHRSSISDFGDDSFAVGSWEQKEVTSRDGHMKLQTQVFFASIDQRSERAAGESACTALVAVIADWFQNNCDLMPIKSQLDSLIREGSSEWRNLCENDAYRERFPDKHFDLETVIQAKIRPLTVAPGKSFIGFFHPEGMDEGRFDFLHGAMSFDNIWDEISRAGQECPSNGEPHIYIVSWNDHFFILKVEYDCYYIIDTLGERLYEGCNQAYILKFDSNTMMYKTPNVAHSSDDKTSNDQQTVAEILDPNNSQTQQVNSKEVDSVAGEKEQLRTEQEEQVICRGKEACKEYIKSFLAAIPIRELEADAKKGLISSASLYHRLLQIEFHYTQLLGETSPMAELRDLSSCNN from the exons ATGGTGGTGAAGATGATGAGGTGGCGGCCCTGGCCGCCTCTCCTCTCGAAGAAGTTCCAAGTGAGGCTGCACGTGCGGAGGCTCCAGGGCTGCGATCTGCTGCAGAACGCTGCACTCCAAGGTTCAAGATTGGTCCTTGAGATTCGCTGGAAGGGTCCTAAGTTGATCCTTGGCTCTCTGCGATGGAACTCCGTCGCCAGAAATTTTACTAAAGAGGCGGACTTTGAACTCGACGGCGGTGGCGCCGCCGTCGTTCACTGGGACGAGGAGTTTCAGACTATGTGCAATTTGAACGGTTACAGAGACAATGTCTTTCACCCTTGGGAGATCGCTTTCACTCTCTTTAAT GGATTGAACCAGAGGCCAAAAAACAAGGTTCCTGCAATTGGAACCGCATTATTAAATATTGCTGAATTTGCATCTTCAACTGATCAAAAGGATTTTGATTTAAACATTCCACTCACACTAACCGGAGGTTCTGGGGAGCCTTCTCCTTTACTCTGT ATATCAATAAGTTTGATGGAGCTAAGCGTAGCTCAAGAAAGCTTGGAGCCAGTTCAGAGATCTATAGTGCCTGTGCCATCGCCCTCTGCCAAGTCGGGAGAAACAGCCTTGGCAGAAAAAGATGAGCTTTCTGCAATTAAAGCTGGTCTTAGGAAAGTAATGATTTTGACGGAGTTTGTATCTCccaagaaagcaaaaaagggttGTCGTGAGGAAGAAGGCAGTGAAGGAAGGTGCTCTAGGAGTGAGGATGGTGAATACAATTATCCTTTGGATTCTGAGTCACTTGATGATTCTGAGGAAGGTGAAACAGATGGGGGGAAGGAGGATTCCAGTGTTAGGAAGTCATTCAGTTATGGAACACTGGCTTCTGCAAATGCTGGGGGATTTTTTCATTCCAATGCGAGAGTAAATTGTAATGATGAAGACTGGGTTTATTACAGCCATCGCAAGTCTGATGTTGGGTGTTCACAGAGGGAGGATTCTACTGCTTCTTCTTCTCAGCCTTATTTAGTACAAAGTTCCAAGCGCAGCATACTTCCATGGAGGAAGAGGAAGTTGAGTTTCAGATCTCCTAAAGCTTATAAGGGAGAGCCATTGTTAAAGAAGGTGTATGCAGAAGAAGGTGGTGATGACATAGACTTTGATCGCCGTCAACTTAGCTCTGATGAATCCCTTTCTTTGACT TGGTACAAGATTGAGGATGACACGTCTGCACATCGATCATCAATCTCTGATTTCGGGGATGACAGTTTTGCTGTAGGGAGTTGGGAGCAGAAAGAAGTCACGAGTCGTGATGGTCATATGAAGCTTCAGACACAGGTCTTCTTTGCTTCAATTGATCAACGCAGTGAACGTGCAGCAGGTGAGAGTGCATGTACAGCTCTTGTTGCTGTGATTGCTGACTGGTTCCAAAATAATTGTGATCTTATGCCCATAAAATCACAGTTAGATAGTCTAATTAGAGAAGGCTCCTCAGAATGGAGGAACTTATGTGAAAATGATGCCTACAGAGAGCGGTTCCCTGACAAGCATTTTGACCTGGAAACAGTCATTCAAGCAAAAATACGTCCGCTTACTGTGGCTCCTGGGAAGTCCTTTATTGGTTTTTTTCATCCTGAAGGGATGGATGAAGGCAGATTTGACTTTCTGCATGGTGCCATGTCTTTTGATAATATTTGGGATGAGATTAGTCGTGCTGGACAAGAGTGCCCCAGCAATGGTGAACCTCACATTTATATTGTTAGTTGGAATGATCATTTTTTCATCCTTAAAGTTGAATATGATTGTTATTACATCATTGACACTTTGGGAGAGAGACTTTATGAAGGGTGCAACCAGGCATATATCTTGAAATTTGACAGCAACACAATGATGTACAAAACGCCAAATGTTGCTCATTCATCAGACGACAAGACATCCAATGACCAGCAAACTGTAGCAGAAATATTAGATCCTAATAATAGTCAAACCCAACAAGTAAATAGCAAGGAGGTGGATTCTGTTGCAGGGGAAAAAGAACAGTTGAGGACTGAGCAAGAAGAACAAGTTATATGCAGAGGGAAGGAAGCATGCAAAGAGTACATTAAAAGCTTCCTAGCTGCAATCCCTATCAGAGAATTGGAAGCAGATGCCAAGAAAGGTCTCATTTCTTCAGCATCCCTTTACCATAGACTGCTACAAATTGAGTTTCACTACACCCAACTGTTAGGTGAAACATCACCAATGGCTGAACTAAGAGACCTTAGCTCTTGCAATAACTAA
- the LOC100791802 gene encoding ubiquitin carboxyl-terminal hydrolase 8 — protein sequence MTRLSERLVRLRGLFPKPTRFLALVSLSYLLHLCKFLARFLLSQILPAMDNLFSDYFSDDFDSSPYRPHRRFLQDQDHHRDRDFAALERLYLLPYTWWLEAENEGDRGDAVLYTVSCNSDSDSEILLHLRKEEEPHNNIGVSARQYALVPEGLWLRALKRYNDFNNAVKDFGSIPYEEESLPDLFPLQVKIFVSWETSSLVAKISQKENVADFYDKACDIFNSTYNPVHIWDFSGQTTQFFLNDKSRLPNDSPGQLGKEVVLELQVHGLPDSVGGNGGNEMILDRSQTECSHSGSVIMNGSTDNVIPCISATNHFRGSSCRAIQSLGLTGLQNLGNTCFMNSAIQCLAHTPKLVDFFLGDYCKEINYENPLGMNGELALAFGDLLRKLWVPGAAPIAPRTFKMKLANFAPQFSGYSQHDSQELLAFLLDGLHEDLNRVKRKPYHEVKDADGRPDEEVAEEYWRNHLARNDSIVVDLCQGQFRSTLVCPICKKVSITFDPFMYLSLPLPSTTIRTMTLTVISTDGITSPSTITVTVPESGTLKDLIGALSTSCSLRDDETLLVAEIYRNKIFRVFEDPSDLLVEIRDQDKLVAYRMQKCNEPSPLVVFLHERLAENFGKERFENRLFGIPLVTRWSSISCGYDDVQKEFLKLINPFLMRTEDVLHEYDKNDGVNKRVSEDDELGDATNSAAIGNDADSNSGTEDGIHSSTAFEFYLQGIERAKIIVKKPLPQVTTLPGKLPVVVVLWSDKMLKMYDTYLLDSLPEVFKPQLFAKRMQESVSIYKCLEAFLKEEPLGPEDMWYCPHCKEPQQAYKKLDLWRLPEILVVHLKRFSYSRYFKNKLETFVDFPINDLDLSTYVAHGNSQSSNRYVLYAISCHYGGLGGGHYTAFVRYGYDKWYDFDDSRVESVSEDMIKTPAAYVLFYRKI from the exons ATGACCCGTTTATCCGAGAGACTGGTCCGTTTGCGTGGGTTGTTTCCGAAACCGACCCGTTTTCTCGCTCTTGTTTCTCTCTCCTATCTCCTTCATCTCTGCAAGTTCCTCGCTCGCTTCCTACTCTCCCAAATACTACCCGCCATGGACAACCTCTTCTCTGATTACTTCTCCGACGACTTCGATTCCTCCCCCTACCGTCCCCACCGCCGCTTCCTCCAAGACCAAGACCACCACCGCGACCGCGATTTCGCCGCCCTCGAGCGCCTCTACCTCCTCCCCTACACCTGGTGGCTGGAAGCGGAAAACGAAGGTGATCGAGGAGACGCAGTGCTTTATACGGTGTCATGCAATTCCGATTCCGACTCCGAGATTTTGCTTCATCTCAGGAAGGAAGAGGAACCACACAACAACATTGGGGTTTCTGCCCGTCAGTATGCCTTGGTTCCCGAGGGACTTTGGTTGCGTGCTCTCAAGAG GTATAATGATTTTAATAATGCAGTGAAAGATTTTGGAAGCATCCCATATGAAGAGGAAAGTTTGCCAGATTTGTTCCCTTTGCAAGTTAAGATATTTGTTTCATGGGAAACCAGTTCACTGGTAGCAAAGATAAGCCAAAAG GAAAATGTGGCTGACTTCTATGATAAAGCTTGTGACATTTTCAATTCTACATATAACCCT GTGCACATTTGGGACTTTTCAGGACAGACAACCCAGTTCTTCTTGAATGACAAATCTAGATTGCCAAACGATTCTCCTGGTCAACTTGGAAAAGAG GTAGTTCTGGAGTTACAAGTTCATGGACTTCCAGATTCTGTAGGGGGTAATGGGGGCAATGAAATGATTTTAGATAGGTCTCAGACGGAATGTTCACATAGTGGCTCTGTTATAATGAATGGAAGCACCGACAATGTGATCCCCTGCATATCAGCGACCAACCATTTTCGAGGCAGTAGCTGTAGAGCAATTCAATCTTTGGGCTTAACAGGATTACAGAATCTTGGAAATACATGTTTTATGAATAGTGCCATTCAGTGTTTAGCTCATACCCCAAAACTTGTTGATTTTTTCCTTGGAGATTACTGTAAAGAGATAAATTATGAAAATCCGTTGGGAATGAAT ggAGAACTTGCTCTAGCTTTTGGAGACTTGCTTAGAAAGCTGTGGGTTCCTGGAGCAGCGCCCATTGCACCAAGAACGTTCAAGATGAAACTAGCTAATTTTGCTCCTCAATTTAGTGGTTATAGCCAGCATGACTCTCAA GAACTTCTTGCTTTTTTGTTGGATGGATTGCATGAAGACCTTAATCGTGTAAAACGCAAACCATATCATGAAGTTAAGGATGCAGATGGTCGTCCAGATGAAGAAGTGGCAGAAGAGTATTGGCGAAATCACCTTGCTCGCAATGACTCCATAGTAGTTGATTTGTGCCAA GGTCAATTTCGGTCGACATTGGTTTGCCCTATTTGCAAGAAGGTTTCAATCACATTTGACCCTTTTATGTATCTATCTCTGCCTTTACCTTCTACTACGATACGGACCATGACTTTGACGGTCATAAGCACTGATGGGATAACATCGCCTTCCACAATTACGGTAACAGTGCCTGAAAGTGGAACACTTAAGGATCTTATTGGGGCATTAAGTACTTCTTGTTCTCTGAGAGATGATGAAACCCTCTTGGTGGCTGAG ATATACAGGAATAAAATTTTTCGAGTATTCGAGGATCCATCTGATTTGTTAGTTGAAATTAGAGATCAGGACAAACTTGTCGCTTACCGAATGCAGAAGTGTAATGAGCCTAGTCCCTTGGTTGTTTTTTTGCATGAACGTTTGGCGGAAAA TTTTGGGAAGGAGAGGTTTGAAAACAGGTTGTTTGGTATTCCGCTTGTTACAAGGTGGTCCAGTATTTCCTGTGGATATGATGATGTTCAAAAGGAGTTTCTGAAGTTAATCAATCCATTTCTGATGCGCACTGAAGATGTATTACATGAGTATGATAAGAATGATGGTGTTAATAAAAGAGTAAGTGAAGATGATGAATTGGGTGATGCTACTAACTCTGCAGCAATAGGAAATGATGCAGACTCAAACAGTGGAACAGAGGATGGCATTCATTCTTCAACTGCCTTTGAATTCTACTTACAAGGAATAGAGAGGGCGAAGATAATAGTGAAAAAACCATTACCACAAGTCACAACATTGCCTGGAAAGCTGCCTGTGGTAGTTGTCTTGTGGTCGGATAAGATGCTTAAAATGTATGATACATACCTGCTTGACTCATTGCCTGAGGTTTTCAAGCCCCAGCTATTTGCCAAGAGAATGCAAGAATCAGTTTCTATTTACAAGTGCCTTGAAGCCTTCTTGAAAGAGGAACCTCTTGGGCCAGAAGACATGTG GTACTGTCCTCACTGCAAAGAACCTCAGCAAGCATATAAGAAACTAGATCTTTGGAGATTGCCTGAAATTCTTGTTGTTCATTTGAAGAGGTTCTCATACAGCCGCTACTTCAAGAACAAGCTGGAAACATTTGTTGATTTCCCAATTAATGATCTGGACTTATCAACATATGTAGCCCACGGGAATAGCCAGTCTTCCAACCGCTATGTGTTATATGCAATTAGTTGTCATTATGGAGGGTTAGGAGGAGGTCACTATACAGCATTTGTCCGT TATGGCTATGATAAATGGTATGATTTTGATGACAGCAGGGTCGAATCTGTTAGTGAGGACATGATAAAGACTCCTGCTGCCTATGTTCTTTTCTACAGGAAAATTTAG
- the LOC100792326 gene encoding dihydroneopterin aldolase 2 gives MESDALTWGDKLMLWGLSFHGFHGAKPEERTLGQKFFIDIDAWMDLKAAGKSDHLSDTVCYTEEIYDIAKEVLEGSPHNLLESLAQKIAITITNHKEISAVRVKVGKPHVYCLGVEILRRRSFIFTAAEFLYFHVPLETKAT, from the exons ATGGAATCTGATGCACTGACATGGGGAGACAAACTCATGCTATGGGGATTGTCATTCCATGGTTTTCATGGAGCAAAGCCCGAAGAAAGGACGCTGGGCCAGAAGTTCTTCATAGATATAGATGCTTGGATGGATCTCAAAGCAGCTGGCAAATCTGATCACTTATCAGATACCGTTTGTTACACAGAAGAAATATATGA TATAGCTAAGGAAGTTCTTGAAGGCTCACCTCACAACCTTCTGGAGTCTCTGGCCCAAAAAATTGCAATTACTATCACAAATCATAAAGAAATATCTGCTGTTCGAGTGAAGGTTGGAAAGCCTCATGTTTACTGCTTAGGCGTTGAGATTCTTAGACGCAGAAGTTTCATATTTACTGCTgcagaatttttatattttcacgtTCCACTTGAGACAAAAGCAACGTAA
- the LOC100792855 gene encoding uncharacterized protein isoform X1: MVKKGNIVQYRERLDNTLALPDLTNEQILKTLVKSQLQRSSEVEIEGCNEKEVETKTTELCNLLDMLRSASGDNGGGSSSTSHADWKLKQDNEEFRVMYREGPEGTPIHTLLVEGYVDGPLDLSLCLSWETPLYKKWWPQFTLPSFKVLVSDRLQRVQIGEQISLVRMKVPWPLSTREAIVHYYLFEYFQDDLVVILLNTVSESKTDNLNKDAIPEAKDVVRIDLVGGYAMQKVTSERSYFRIIANLDLKLDFLPPTLLNFISRQLIGSGFRLYQKAVTSMMGNDKDKDFSKALEDTLYVRIHEALLSTRESKAMAGEELKQDASIVPTEELVQSEDEAKDVTCEDSSNQCSNNYIGETLDAGSEEVVEADCKEILQIEEDVNKVLSIPIEEGNSLSVLMGKENGEIVETDSEEIVEIEMDVNKMHDLPVEEDGTKSVLKDRMNAYIRSDVRNALETIERVISVVRECGFHSLGSTLNSAGEEFHCMENGGTVDSDSAKVIEVCLKNEVSVKVSSSNMLEENLEEPGTIQSFRHTGTNANKEVNYKKVVPASPEQNLSRPMEANQADSYSLKNGTTLDQTIYDNKQLNSDAVQDMSSDDLKKSTREIKYRYCCFMH; encoded by the exons ATGGTGAAAAAAGGAAACATTGTGCAGTATCGGGAAAGGTTGGACAACACCCTTGCCTTACCTGATCTGACAAATGAACAGATACTCAAAACGCTTGTCAAAAGTCAACTCCAACGTTCTTCAGAAGTGGAAATTGAAG GATGTAATGAGAAAGAAGTTGAAACCAAGACTACAGAGTTATGCAACCTTCTTGATATGTTGAGAAGTGCTTCTGGAGACAATGGTGGAGGATCTAGTAGTACATCACACGCTGATTGGAAA TTAAAACAGGATAATGAAGAGTTTCGTGTTATGTATCGTGAAGGACCAGAGGGAACTCCCATTCATACATTGCTAGTTGAAGGCTATGTAGATGGGCCTCTAGATCTTT CTTTATGCCTTTCATGGGAGACCCCCCTCTACAAGAAATG GTGGCCTCAGTTTACTCTTCCCAGTTTCAAAGTTTTAGTATCTGATCGTTTGCAAAGGGTCCAAATTGGGGAACAAATATCACTAGTTAG GATGAAGGTTCCATGGCCACTATCTACAAGGGAGGCTATAGTGCATTATTATCTGTTTGAGTACTTTCAAGATGACTTAGTAGTTATTCTTTTGAATACG GTCTCTGAGTCAAAAACTGATAATTTAAACAAGGATGCAATTCCTGAAGCAAAGGATGTCGTGAGAATTGATTTAGTGGGAGGCTATGCTATGCAAAAGGTGACATCAGAAAGAAGTTATTTTCG GATAATAGCAAATTTGGATTTAAAGCTGGATTTTCTACCTCCAACCCTCCTAAATTTCATTTCAAGGCAGCTCATCGGCAGTGGTTTCAGGCTTTATCAGAAG GCAGTAACTTCTATGATGGGCAATGATAAAGACAAAGACTTCAGCAAGGCTTTGGAGGACACGTTGTATGTTAGAATACACGAAGCTCTATTAAGCACTAGGGAATCAAAGGCTATGGCTGGGGAAGAGCTTAAGCAAGATGCAAGCATTGTTCCTACTGAAGAACTTGTTCAAAGTGAGGATGAGGCAAAAGATGTAACCTGTGAGGATAGCAGCAACCAGTGTTCAAATAATTACATTGGAGAGACTTTAGATGCAGGTAgtgaagaagttgttgaagcAGATTGTAAAGAAATTTTGCAAATTGAAGAGGATGTCAATAAGGTACTTAGCATTCCAATCGAGGAAGGTAATTCATTAAGTGTACTGATGGGAAAGGAAAATGGTGAGATTGTAGAAACAGATAGTGAAGAGATTGTTGAGATTGAGATGGATGTCAACAAAATGCATGACCTTCCAGTTGAGGAAGATGGTACAAAGAGTGTACTGAAGGACAGAATGAATGCATATATACGCTCAGATGTGAGAAATGCTCTAGAAACAATAGAGAGGGTTATTTCAGTGGTTAGAGAATGTGGATTTCATTCCCTCGGGTCCACTTTAAACTCTGCTGGTGAAGAGTTCCACTGCATGGAAAATGGTGGCACAGTTGATTCAGATTCTGCAAAAGTTATTGAAGTATGTTTGAAAAATGAGGTTAGTGTCAAAGTATCAAGCAGCAATATGCTGGAGGAAAATTTAGAAGAACCTGGGACGATACAAAGCTTCAG ACACACAGGAACAAATGCTAACAAGGAAGTAAACTATAAGAAAGTAGTACCAGCTTCACCAGAGCAGAATCTTTCAAGACCAATGGAAGCAAACCAGGCTGATTCATATTCTTTGAAAAATGGGACAACTCTGGACCAAACAATATATGATAACAAGCAATTAAACAGTGATGCAGTCCAAGATATGTCTTCAGATGACCTGAAAAAGTCAACCAGGGAGATAAAGTATCGATACTGTTGTTTTATGCATTAA
- the LOC100792855 gene encoding uncharacterized protein isoform X2 — MLRSASGDNGGGSSSTSHADWKLKQDNEEFRVMYREGPEGTPIHTLLVEGYVDGPLDLSLCLSWETPLYKKWWPQFTLPSFKVLVSDRLQRVQIGEQISLVRMKVPWPLSTREAIVHYYLFEYFQDDLVVILLNTVSESKTDNLNKDAIPEAKDVVRIDLVGGYAMQKVTSERSYFRIIANLDLKLDFLPPTLLNFISRQLIGSGFRLYQKAVTSMMGNDKDKDFSKALEDTLYVRIHEALLSTRESKAMAGEELKQDASIVPTEELVQSEDEAKDVTCEDSSNQCSNNYIGETLDAGSEEVVEADCKEILQIEEDVNKVLSIPIEEGNSLSVLMGKENGEIVETDSEEIVEIEMDVNKMHDLPVEEDGTKSVLKDRMNAYIRSDVRNALETIERVISVVRECGFHSLGSTLNSAGEEFHCMENGGTVDSDSAKVIEVCLKNEVSVKVSSSNMLEENLEEPGTIQSFRHTGTNANKEVNYKKVVPASPEQNLSRPMEANQADSYSLKNGTTLDQTIYDNKQLNSDAVQDMSSDDLKKSTREIKYRYCCFMH; from the exons ATGTTGAGAAGTGCTTCTGGAGACAATGGTGGAGGATCTAGTAGTACATCACACGCTGATTGGAAA TTAAAACAGGATAATGAAGAGTTTCGTGTTATGTATCGTGAAGGACCAGAGGGAACTCCCATTCATACATTGCTAGTTGAAGGCTATGTAGATGGGCCTCTAGATCTTT CTTTATGCCTTTCATGGGAGACCCCCCTCTACAAGAAATG GTGGCCTCAGTTTACTCTTCCCAGTTTCAAAGTTTTAGTATCTGATCGTTTGCAAAGGGTCCAAATTGGGGAACAAATATCACTAGTTAG GATGAAGGTTCCATGGCCACTATCTACAAGGGAGGCTATAGTGCATTATTATCTGTTTGAGTACTTTCAAGATGACTTAGTAGTTATTCTTTTGAATACG GTCTCTGAGTCAAAAACTGATAATTTAAACAAGGATGCAATTCCTGAAGCAAAGGATGTCGTGAGAATTGATTTAGTGGGAGGCTATGCTATGCAAAAGGTGACATCAGAAAGAAGTTATTTTCG GATAATAGCAAATTTGGATTTAAAGCTGGATTTTCTACCTCCAACCCTCCTAAATTTCATTTCAAGGCAGCTCATCGGCAGTGGTTTCAGGCTTTATCAGAAG GCAGTAACTTCTATGATGGGCAATGATAAAGACAAAGACTTCAGCAAGGCTTTGGAGGACACGTTGTATGTTAGAATACACGAAGCTCTATTAAGCACTAGGGAATCAAAGGCTATGGCTGGGGAAGAGCTTAAGCAAGATGCAAGCATTGTTCCTACTGAAGAACTTGTTCAAAGTGAGGATGAGGCAAAAGATGTAACCTGTGAGGATAGCAGCAACCAGTGTTCAAATAATTACATTGGAGAGACTTTAGATGCAGGTAgtgaagaagttgttgaagcAGATTGTAAAGAAATTTTGCAAATTGAAGAGGATGTCAATAAGGTACTTAGCATTCCAATCGAGGAAGGTAATTCATTAAGTGTACTGATGGGAAAGGAAAATGGTGAGATTGTAGAAACAGATAGTGAAGAGATTGTTGAGATTGAGATGGATGTCAACAAAATGCATGACCTTCCAGTTGAGGAAGATGGTACAAAGAGTGTACTGAAGGACAGAATGAATGCATATATACGCTCAGATGTGAGAAATGCTCTAGAAACAATAGAGAGGGTTATTTCAGTGGTTAGAGAATGTGGATTTCATTCCCTCGGGTCCACTTTAAACTCTGCTGGTGAAGAGTTCCACTGCATGGAAAATGGTGGCACAGTTGATTCAGATTCTGCAAAAGTTATTGAAGTATGTTTGAAAAATGAGGTTAGTGTCAAAGTATCAAGCAGCAATATGCTGGAGGAAAATTTAGAAGAACCTGGGACGATACAAAGCTTCAG ACACACAGGAACAAATGCTAACAAGGAAGTAAACTATAAGAAAGTAGTACCAGCTTCACCAGAGCAGAATCTTTCAAGACCAATGGAAGCAAACCAGGCTGATTCATATTCTTTGAAAAATGGGACAACTCTGGACCAAACAATATATGATAACAAGCAATTAAACAGTGATGCAGTCCAAGATATGTCTTCAGATGACCTGAAAAAGTCAACCAGGGAGATAAAGTATCGATACTGTTGTTTTATGCATTAA